From uncultured Methanobrevibacter sp., the proteins below share one genomic window:
- a CDS encoding DUF6434 domain-containing protein, whose protein sequence is MVKLTKDLKADEFFEYYFLKEELKDFCRREGLKVSGNKQDLEKRIVHYLETGDELTEPVFNKKSCKILSKISLDAKLGENFKCSEDKREFFKNEIGNSFKFNVKFQKWLKANPYKTYRDAIDAYHEIQNSKEKTEIGKQFQYNQYIRDFFEDNKDKSLEDAIACWKYKKSLKGHNKYEKSDLEILK, encoded by the coding sequence ATGGTTAAATTGACTAAAGATTTAAAAGCAGATGAATTTTTTGAGTACTATTTTTTAAAAGAAGAATTAAAAGATTTCTGCAGGCGTGAAGGTCTGAAAGTCAGTGGTAATAAACAGGATTTGGAAAAAAGGATAGTCCATTACTTGGAAACTGGGGATGAATTAACAGAACCTGTTTTTAATAAAAAATCTTGCAAAATATTGTCTAAAATTTCATTAGATGCAAAATTAGGCGAAAATTTCAAATGCAGTGAAGATAAAAGAGAATTTTTTAAAAATGAAATTGGAAATAGTTTTAAATTCAATGTAAAATTCCAAAAATGGTTGAAAGCCAATCCGTATAAAACCTATCGTGATGCTATAGATGCATATCATGAAATCCAAAATTCAAAAGAAAAAACAGAAATAGGTAAACAGTTTCAATATAATCAATACATAAGGGATTTTTTTGAAGATAACAAGGATAAATCTCTTGAAGATGCGATTGCATGCTGGAAATATAAAAAAAGTCTTAAAGGCCATAATAAATATGAAAAAAGCGATTTGGAGATATTAAAATGA
- a CDS encoding TIGR04076 family protein, which translates to MKKVKITVMRKVRHDDLIEKYENPLEHECDVGEGDVFIANGWQKPDNFCDSAWESLSPFVMGLANGASDFYGGWMKNKKSAMISCNDGFRPVSFLLETLDEDAD; encoded by the coding sequence ATGAAGAAAGTTAAAATTACAGTCATGAGAAAAGTCAGGCATGATGATTTGATTGAAAAATACGAAAATCCTCTTGAACATGAATGCGATGTGGGGGAAGGAGATGTTTTCATTGCAAACGGTTGGCAAAAACCGGATAATTTCTGCGATAGTGCATGGGAAAGTCTTTCACCATTTGTAATGGGGCTGGCAAATGGCGCCAGTGATTTTTATGGGGGATGGATGAAAAATAAAAAATCCGCAATGATATCATGCAATGACGGTTTCAGGCCTGTAAGTTTCCTTTTGGAAACATTGGATGAAGATGCAGATTAA
- a CDS encoding SLC13 family permease gives MAKLMDLFKNETVFSISLILAIISCFFVKPSVNYLNYINWDTIILLFAIMVVVEILKNLAIFEILVRKLLVRIGNTYSLLFILVFIVFFSSIFITNDVSLIIFIPFTILALKKVERVDLTILTVSLQTIAANVGCMVLPIGAPHNIVMYTVSKIPFESFFILLLPYVTVSVLFFIVVLFFVPRDDITLPKLSKVDKNYDNFFKRVFLGVDYYLLLTFIALFVLIGNLENIPFFTSLFERWIAGNEVVCGVVLSQVISNVPAAMLLSGFSTNYDAIIIGINIGGLGTLIASMANLISYKILVKEYNEFKIRYLIIFTVLNVILLVILLIMNVILN, from the coding sequence ATGGCTAAATTAATGGATTTATTTAAAAATGAAACGGTATTTTCCATATCATTAATATTGGCTATAATCTCTTGTTTTTTTGTTAAACCGAGCGTTAATTATTTAAACTATATTAATTGGGATACAATCATTTTGCTTTTTGCAATCATGGTTGTTGTTGAAATTTTAAAAAATTTGGCTATTTTTGAAATATTGGTTCGTAAATTATTGGTTAGAATTGGAAATACGTATAGTCTGCTTTTCATTTTAGTTTTCATTGTATTTTTTAGCTCAATATTTATCACCAATGATGTTTCTTTAATTATTTTCATACCTTTCACAATATTGGCCTTAAAAAAAGTGGAAAGGGTTGATTTGACAATACTTACTGTTTCTTTGCAAACTATTGCTGCAAATGTCGGGTGCATGGTTCTTCCGATAGGTGCTCCTCACAATATTGTAATGTATACGGTGTCTAAAATTCCTTTTGAATCATTTTTCATTTTGCTGCTGCCTTATGTCACAGTATCTGTTTTATTTTTTATTGTTGTCTTATTTTTTGTTCCTAGAGATGATATTACATTGCCGAAATTAAGTAAAGTTGACAAAAACTATGACAATTTTTTTAAAAGAGTTTTTCTCGGTGTCGATTATTATCTGCTTTTAACTTTCATCGCTCTTTTTGTACTTATCGGAAACTTGGAAAATATTCCGTTTTTCACATCCCTTTTTGAAAGGTGGATTGCCGGAAATGAAGTAGTCTGTGGAGTTGTATTGTCTCAAGTCATTTCAAATGTCCCTGCCGCAATGTTGCTAAGTGGTTTCAGCACTAATTATGATGCAATTATCATTGGAATTAATATTGGTGGCCTTGGAACTCTTATAGCATCTATGGCGAATCTAATCTCTTACAAAATTCTTGTCAAGGAGTATAATGAATTTAAAATCAGATATTTAATAATATTTACTGTTTTAAATGTTATTTTACTGGTTATTCTATTGATAATGAATGTAATTTTAAATTAG